AAGAGTAGATAGATCCAAGCCGCGGGGAGATGAAAAACTACTAAATGGAATGGAACCTGAATTCCATGTATCTCCTTTTGCAATGGCAGGAACTTCAGCAGAATATTGAGTTTGAGGTTTTTGGGCATCATTCGCATCTATTGCATTAATTTCTAAATAGGTCAAATGATTTCCTGCATCTTTATTACCAATATTTTTTAGTGTAACGATTACCATTTGTGATGAACAATCAATTTTAGTTTCATCTTCTACTACTATTAGATTGGGTAGTTCGGGAGCACAACCAAATATACCCAAAAAACAGAACGTTATCAATAGAGTTTATACTTTCATATATTATTCCTTATGTTATTATATTTAATATAGTAGAGTGTTGTTATACAATAAGTCCATAAGCTTCTGTAAAAGCTTTTTTAGCGTAGGCGTTTGAGGCATAAGCAAAGCCTTTATTCCCCCAATTAGTCCCCCAACTATTTCTTACAATAATATGTTTAGAAGTATAGCCAACTAAAGCAACTGCATGACCGCCTCTAACTGTATTAGGTTTATATATTTTCAATTGTCCATTTGTTTGCGTTGCGTTATCCCATGTAGCATCAACTCCTAATCTAGTCAATATTGGTCCTACCAAAGCTAACCACATTTTCCAAGTAGTAAGATTTCTACCTAAATTATGATAACTCGTTATGCGTAATTTAGCCGCTCTGGAGAAAAATACAGCTGGTTTGAGCATTGATAATTTACCGTCCATTGGTAAGTCTTTTTCAAGTACACAGCCATAATTACGAGCTACTTTTAAAGCTAGTTTAGTTTGAGTCCCAGCTGTTTCAAGAAATGTTGTGGGGTAATTAGTAATTTCATCAGTTTCTTTATTAGCCATCCATATGAAACGAGGAGAAGGTTGAGCATTTTTTAAAAGTTTGCCATTTGTTATAAAGTGCCATCTAAGTAAACCATCTGCAGTAGCGAAGCCGACACACGCACCTGTACTTCCTTGATTACGAATTTTCCACCAATCTTCTCTAAGATCTTTTGATGAAGGTATACTTGGTAAATCATCAACTAATCCTGATGAAACAGCATCTTGAAAAGTCCAGTCATCTTCAGGTTTAATTGAAGGAATACAGTTGAGAATAAAATTTTGATTTTTCAGAGTTTCTTTCTTAGACTTAACCATGGTACTTCTCCTTTTCAATTTCTTTATGCAATCATCAATGCTGTTTATTAAAATAGCAAATAGGGGTGACAAATAGTGTCAGTGTAAATAAAAATGATTCAGTTATTTTTATTAAATATTGCACAAATATTGTGCGAGCCCATTTGAACTTAGATACGAACAGTATGATTACTGTCTATCTTAATATACACCCTTTCTATCATTTTTCTAACATAATGAGCCAAAACAAGAGATAATAAGAGAAAACACCAGACAAAAGGCTCAAACTAAGTTGTGGCTGTAATTGCCTCTTAGTGTCTGGTGCTTTCTACTGTTTGGACTATTGAACAGGCTCATAACCCGAAGCACATGTGATGTGGTTGTCAGGGGTTCAAATCCTGCTCCCGCTACCAAACTTAAGCCCCTGAAGTTTAACCACTTCGGGGGTTTCCTTTTGGGTGGGATTTCCTTCGAAAACCGGATTTTCTAACAGTTTTCTAATAAAATTTCACAAATACTGGTTCATGGTATAAAGAAAAGGACAGGTCAGCTTAACCTGTCCCTCTTAATCTTCTGGTCGAAAGTTCTATTTCAAGAATAACATCTTCTTCGTGTCAATAAAGTCACCCGACTGCAATCGATAGAGATAAACACCACTCGCCAGATGCGACGCGTTCCATTCAACTGAGTGATAGCCTGCTTCACACCCACGGTCAACGAGGGTTTCTACTCTCCGACCCAGCAGATTAAATATATCGATGCGAACATGCGCGGTCTGAGGCAGAGCAAAGCTAATCCGAGTGGTCGGATTAAATGGGTTAGGATGATTTCCTAAAAGCGCCAGATTGATGTGTGCCTCACCCTCTTGTACTTGAGCTGGCATTTCTATGGCGCCCTTTGTCATGTATAAAACACAATCATACCCTTGAAGAGAGGTGCCGTCATTCAATTCAGCAGTTAATCTGACTTTTATCTCATCACGATACATTTTTATTCCAGTAGAATCATTTTGTGATGCCTTAACGCTGTTCTTAATCGCTTCAATAACATCCTGCCGATTGAATTTGATTGTAAGATCTTCATACCCATCAGCTGCTTCTTCAGTACAAGCACAACTGTCTTCTGTCTTATCGGAAGGTGTGGCAACATCTTCATAATCCCACCTGGTTGGACTGACACCGGCAAGAGAGATTGTTTCCGGATTAATATCAGCAATATCAAAATCTTCGGTTCCCAAAATAGCAACAGGCAAAACAGATTTAGCAGGTCCATTACCATTCCCATGATTCACTTTTGCGTTCAACGGATTAGGACAAGAACCAGGCTTGATATCAACATAAATATCTGTAAAAACAGGATCATCCGGATCGTCGCAATCCTCATTTCCCATCGCACACGATGGCACAAAAGGTTCTTCATGAAACTCATAGCCTGAGAGATAACCGTCATTAGCGTTGACGGTGGCGTCAAAAGCTTTCCTCATAGGCATTGCAGCCGGGAAACCGCCTAAAGTGAAGAAGTTACTCTTCTCATCAAAATGCCATAAACCGACCAAACCGGACTCATCGCCGCGCAATGGATGATACATATCGGCCTGGATTTCACTCTGAGTTCTCGCCACCCCCCAAATCCGAACTTCATCTATCATGCCCCTAAAAAAATCTGATGGAGAAGAATCGTATTCCTGGCCAATACTGAATCTCGCGCCGTATGTCGGTCTGATAGTTGCCGTGAAGGTCAACTGCTCCTCGCCATTAACATACAAACAACCGTTATCGTTTTCATCGAGAGTCAGCGCTACATGATACCAATCGCCCGGCGGAAACTGATCGGAACCGCAAACGAAATCATTATCAGTGTCAAAATAGCAAAATGTATGTGAATCTCCGTCATAATAGAGAAGATTGTAATTACCTCCTAATACATCATTTACTATTTTATTAAAAGCAAGTATCATTGATCTGGTATTACCTATTTGTTCGTCAGGATAAACCCAGGCCTCCATTGTTAAAACGCTATCGTAATCAGCCCTTCCGACGAGGTCATTAGATAGGTTGTTCGCTTCAACATAATCGTTAACTCCGTCAAGGACCAGAGCATTTCCGGGCCCGCTATTCGGTACCGCATATTCTTCTGATGTATAATCATACTGGTTCTTGTTAATCTCAAATGGAACTATCTTATACCGATAAATCTCGCCATTGACAACATTAGTATCCATATATGAATTAATCGAGGGCGGAAGAAACGGCAAATGCATTTTTATCATTTTACCGTCCCTATAAACTAAATATCCCAAAAATGGCGCGAAATGATCATCAAAATCAGGATCTTTACCGGAATAATTTGCCTGCTTCCAATTCAGTTCAACTTGCCCATCGGTTGCGTAAGCAGTCAATTCAGACACATGATATTTCCAGGCATCCATTTTCTCGTCATTATATGTATTAGGCGCTCCGCCAAATCGAATAACTTCAAAATCCCGCTGTGCGCTCTGCTTACCGTCAACCTTCTGACCATCCTCAACCGCAATCATATAGATCATCATATCAGTCATCAATCTGTTACAATCCCCTTTATCTGACCAACTATGAATGTCGGGGTAAACATATCCATAAAACGGAATTCGAAATGGCAATATCGTATGATTCGTGTCCGGCTCCAGGTAATCCATCCGCATCATATCATAAAGCGCGTCATGTATCATGGATGAGCGGAAATTGAAGTAACTGTGCCCCCTCCCCGTAATTTTTGGATATGAGGGTCCGTCCCATCGGAATCCTTTTTTTACGGTTAGAATCCCGCCCTCTTCGATGCGAACAAAATCCCAATCACAGATTGGAAGACTATCTTTTGACCAATTGTAAAGAAAATCGCCAAGTCCCTTATACGGGTCTGGATACTTCATCGGATTAATAAAATACTCAGGCAGACTTATAGTGTAGTCCTTCTGTAACTCATATTTCTTTTCGCCAAATGGACGCCACTCATATTCGGTCCAATCTTTATAATGCTGAGCGCTGACAATATTACCTATCCCCAATAAAATTATAATGAACGCTAAACACAGGTGATGACTTTTCATAATTACCTCCGATAATTGTTAAAACCCTATTACTAAAAAATATAAACAATTTTGTCGATTTGCCCAGACAATTCTTGTTATAAAGGATATTGGAGATCACCTACTCC
This window of the Candidatus Zixiibacteriota bacterium genome carries:
- a CDS encoding LamG-like jellyroll fold domain-containing protein; protein product: MKSHHLCLAFIIILLGIGNIVSAQHYKDWTEYEWRPFGEKKYELQKDYTISLPEYFINPMKYPDPYKGLGDFLYNWSKDSLPICDWDFVRIEEGGILTVKKGFRWDGPSYPKITGRGHSYFNFRSSMIHDALYDMMRMDYLEPDTNHTILPFRIPFYGYVYPDIHSWSDKGDCNRLMTDMMIYMIAVEDGQKVDGKQSAQRDFEVIRFGGAPNTYNDEKMDAWKYHVSELTAYATDGQVELNWKQANYSGKDPDFDDHFAPFLGYLVYRDGKMIKMHLPFLPPSINSYMDTNVVNGEIYRYKIVPFEINKNQYDYTSEEYAVPNSGPGNALVLDGVNDYVEANNLSNDLVGRADYDSVLTMEAWVYPDEQIGNTRSMILAFNKIVNDVLGGNYNLLYYDGDSHTFCYFDTDNDFVCGSDQFPPGDWYHVALTLDENDNGCLYVNGEEQLTFTATIRPTYGARFSIGQEYDSSPSDFFRGMIDEVRIWGVARTQSEIQADMYHPLRGDESGLVGLWHFDEKSNFFTLGGFPAAMPMRKAFDATVNANDGYLSGYEFHEEPFVPSCAMGNEDCDDPDDPVFTDIYVDIKPGSCPNPLNAKVNHGNGNGPAKSVLPVAILGTEDFDIADINPETISLAGVSPTRWDYEDVATPSDKTEDSCACTEEAADGYEDLTIKFNRQDVIEAIKNSVKASQNDSTGIKMYRDEIKVRLTAELNDGTSLQGYDCVLYMTKGAIEMPAQVQEGEAHINLALLGNHPNPFNPTTRISFALPQTAHVRIDIFNLLGRRVETLVDRGCEAGYHSVEWNASHLASGVYLYRLQSGDFIDTKKMLFLK
- a CDS encoding C1 family peptidase; the encoded protein is MVKSKKETLKNQNFILNCIPSIKPEDDWTFQDAVSSGLVDDLPSIPSSKDLREDWWKIRNQGSTGACVGFATADGLLRWHFITNGKLLKNAQPSPRFIWMANKETDEITNYPTTFLETAGTQTKLALKVARNYGCVLEKDLPMDGKLSMLKPAVFFSRAAKLRITSYHNLGRNLTTWKMWLALVGPILTRLGVDATWDNATQTNGQLKIYKPNTVRGGHAVALVGYTSKHIIVRNSWGTNWGNKGFAYASNAYAKKAFTEAYGLIV
- a CDS encoding CARDB domain-containing protein encodes the protein MGIFGCAPELPNLIVVEDETKIDCSSQMVIVTLKNIGNKDAGNHLTYLEINAIDANDAQKPQTQYSAEVPAIAKGDTWNSGSIPFSSFSSPRGLDLSTLTTCDLVVRVDAKKMVKESNEDDKYYTTDN